A region of Streptomyces paludis DNA encodes the following proteins:
- a CDS encoding ABC transporter ATP-binding protein has product MTQPTGGHGRQDGHGHHGAQAIDVADLRRTYAGGYTAVDGISFSVARGELFALLGTNGAGKTSTMELLEGLARPDDGTVRVLGHDPYTERAAVRPRVGVMLQEGGFPSDLTVAETVRMCAGCTSGARPTDEALALVGLAKRAGVRVKQLSGGERRRLDLALALLGRPEVLFLDEPSTGLDAEGRRDTWELVRELRNEGTTVLLTTHYLEEAESLADRLAIMHQGRIVVTGTPAEVTAARPGRIRFTLPEAVPAGRLPLSLEAAADGRRIEIRTRRIQHDLGELLRWAEESNVQLEALDARAATLEEAFLDIAARGEEMAETVSAR; this is encoded by the coding sequence ATGACTCAACCAACGGGCGGACACGGCCGACAGGACGGACACGGCCACCACGGCGCGCAGGCGATCGACGTCGCCGATCTGCGGCGCACCTACGCCGGCGGCTACACGGCGGTCGACGGCATCTCCTTCTCCGTGGCACGCGGCGAGCTGTTCGCGCTCCTCGGTACGAACGGCGCGGGCAAGACCTCCACCATGGAGCTGCTGGAGGGCCTCGCCCGGCCCGACGACGGCACGGTGCGGGTGCTGGGCCACGATCCGTACACCGAGCGGGCCGCCGTACGGCCCCGGGTCGGCGTGATGCTCCAGGAGGGCGGCTTCCCCTCCGACCTGACGGTCGCCGAGACCGTACGGATGTGCGCGGGGTGCACCAGCGGCGCCCGGCCGACCGATGAGGCGCTGGCCCTGGTCGGGCTCGCCAAGCGGGCCGGCGTACGGGTCAAGCAGCTCTCCGGCGGCGAGCGGCGGCGCCTCGATCTGGCGCTCGCGCTGCTCGGCCGGCCCGAGGTGCTCTTCCTCGACGAGCCGTCGACCGGGCTGGACGCCGAAGGACGCCGCGACACCTGGGAGTTGGTGCGCGAACTGCGGAACGAGGGGACCACGGTGCTGCTGACCACGCACTATCTGGAGGAGGCCGAGTCGCTCGCCGACCGGCTCGCGATCATGCACCAGGGCCGGATCGTGGTCACGGGGACCCCGGCCGAGGTGACGGCGGCCCGGCCCGGCCGGATCCGCTTCACCCTGCCCGAGGCCGTCCCGGCCGGCCGGCTGCCGCTGTCGCTGGAGGCCGCGGCCGACGGCCGGCGGATCGAGATCCGGACCCGGCGGATCCAGCACGACCTGGGTGAACTCCTGCGCTGGGCCGAGGAGTCGAACGTACAGCTGGAGGCGCTGGACGCGCGGGCGGCGACGCTCGAAGAGGCGTTCCTCGACATCGCCGCGCGCGGCGAGGAGATGGCGGAGACGGTGAGTGCCCGATGA
- a CDS encoding histone-like nucleoid-structuring protein Lsr2 — MAQRVVVTLSDDIEGGEASETVIFGLDGKSYEIDLNPANAKKLRKALAPFMAAGRKQTNASKNGKTRVTYRHTSLAPDAAAVRAWAQAHKLAVPARGRIPKRVYEAFHAAS, encoded by the coding sequence GTGGCGCAGCGCGTAGTGGTCACGCTCTCCGACGACATCGAGGGCGGAGAGGCGTCGGAAACGGTCATCTTCGGCCTGGACGGGAAGTCGTACGAGATCGACCTCAATCCCGCCAACGCGAAGAAACTGCGCAAGGCCCTGGCGCCCTTCATGGCGGCCGGCCGAAAGCAGACAAACGCCAGTAAGAACGGCAAAACGCGGGTGACCTACCGGCACACCTCCCTCGCCCCCGACGCGGCGGCGGTGCGCGCCTGGGCCCAGGCGCACAAGCTGGCGGTGCCGGCCAGGGGGCGGATCCCCAAGAGGGTCTACGAGGCGTTCCACGCGGCGAGTTGA
- a CDS encoding winged helix-turn-helix domain-containing protein produces MELVERVAALERRLAALEAVGCGGGRESESGGGEDGPGEGRAFWALQGLKEELAASDAGEVAGGGVLYTGAVRLATGERYEWQYGAFTDALLDAGAAGVTAGGADDGGAGWGVAAESFAALGHVVRLRLLREILGGRRTAAELAELDGLGTTGQIYHHLRQLTGAGWLHPAGRGRYEVPAARVVPLLVMFSAARP; encoded by the coding sequence ATGGAGCTTGTTGAGCGGGTCGCTGCTCTGGAGCGGCGGCTTGCCGCGTTGGAGGCCGTGGGGTGTGGCGGTGGTCGGGAGTCAGAGTCCGGGGGAGGTGAGGACGGGCCTGGGGAGGGTAGGGCCTTCTGGGCGTTGCAGGGGCTCAAGGAGGAGCTGGCCGCTAGTGATGCCGGTGAGGTGGCCGGTGGGGGCGTCCTCTATACGGGTGCCGTGCGGCTTGCGACGGGGGAGCGGTACGAGTGGCAGTACGGCGCGTTCACCGACGCGCTTCTCGACGCGGGAGCGGCCGGCGTGACGGCCGGGGGCGCGGATGACGGCGGGGCCGGCTGGGGTGTGGCCGCTGAGTCGTTTGCCGCGCTGGGGCATGTGGTGCGGTTGCGGTTGCTGCGGGAGATCCTCGGCGGCCGGCGCACCGCCGCCGAACTGGCCGAGCTGGACGGGCTCGGTACCACCGGGCAGATCTACCACCACCTGCGCCAACTCACCGGCGCGGGCTGGCTGCACCCGGCCGGGCGCGGCCGGTACGAGGTGCCGGCCGCTCGGGTCGTACCGCTGCTGGTGATGTTCAGCGCGGCGCGCCCGTAG
- a CDS encoding M23 family metallopeptidase: MAVRSVSVRKLMMVALRLTWMVYAGLIVGRLAGLPLSWWVVLSPLVVLLALSLGQSSGRGRGKRGLRAGPPPAVEVAVPVAGRWSVLNSPADKVPSHGTHGYGQTYAIDIIAEPAPGARPAFAWLWPVARRNEDFPAFGQPLYAVADATVVHADDHRRDHLSRNSLAGVAYLLLLESAVREMGGAGLIVGNHVVLDLGDGTYAMYAHLQRGSLQVRAGDRVRAGQLLARCGNSGNSSEPHLHFQLMDHPDLDVASGIPFSWRGIGVPANGEVFRAGDASLSPP; this comes from the coding sequence ATGGCCGTTCGCAGTGTGTCCGTTCGCAAGCTGATGATGGTGGCCCTCCGGCTTACCTGGATGGTCTACGCCGGGCTGATCGTGGGCCGGCTCGCCGGGCTGCCCCTCTCCTGGTGGGTGGTCCTCTCTCCTCTGGTCGTCCTGCTCGCCCTGAGCCTTGGTCAGAGCAGCGGCAGGGGACGAGGGAAGCGGGGTCTGCGGGCGGGGCCGCCCCCGGCCGTCGAGGTGGCCGTGCCGGTCGCCGGGCGGTGGTCGGTGCTCAACAGCCCGGCGGACAAGGTGCCCAGCCACGGCACACACGGCTACGGCCAGACCTACGCCATCGACATCATCGCCGAACCCGCCCCCGGCGCCCGCCCGGCCTTCGCGTGGTTGTGGCCGGTCGCCCGCCGCAATGAGGACTTTCCCGCCTTCGGGCAGCCGCTGTACGCGGTGGCCGACGCGACCGTGGTCCACGCGGACGACCACCGGCGTGACCACCTCAGCCGTAACTCCCTTGCGGGCGTGGCTTATCTGCTGCTTCTGGAGAGCGCCGTGCGCGAGATGGGCGGTGCCGGTCTCATCGTCGGCAACCATGTCGTCCTCGACCTCGGGGACGGTACGTACGCGATGTACGCCCACCTCCAGCGAGGCTCTCTCCAGGTGCGGGCGGGGGACCGGGTGCGGGCGGGGCAGCTCCTGGCCCGCTGCGGGAACTCCGGCAACTCCTCCGAGCCCCATCTCCACTTCCAGCTGATGGACCACCCGGACCTCGATGTGGCAAGCGGGATCCCGTTCAGCTGGCGTGGCATCGGTGTTCCGGCGAACGGTGAGGTCTTCCGGGCCGGAGACGCGTCGCTCAGCCCACCTTGA
- a CDS encoding ABC transporter permease — protein MSTAETRVSGSTGGTTGRGTGGSTSGSTGGTTTPVGRLKALGRAEYTLLIRNRTALFAALVVPVTMIAAIKASLKQVDLAGTGLSAIEVAMVGSLGMVLVMAVYANLTAAYTSRREDLVLKRLRTVEAADHEILAGTALPAVGLALAQSLVMIAGAVALLDVRAPRQPLLLLGGLLAGVVLLTTLAAATSAVTRTVESAQLTTMPLFLLSVMGSGLFVPLDVFPDTLARICELLPMTGVMTLVRAGWLGGIDGGDALRAGLTALVWIGLALFAVRKWFRWEPRR, from the coding sequence ATGAGTACGGCAGAGACCCGCGTCAGCGGAAGCACCGGCGGGACCACGGGCAGGGGCACCGGCGGAAGCACCAGCGGAAGCACCGGCGGGACCACCACCCCCGTCGGCCGGCTGAAGGCGCTCGGGCGGGCCGAGTACACGCTGCTGATCAGGAACAGGACGGCGCTGTTCGCCGCGCTGGTCGTGCCCGTCACGATGATCGCCGCCATCAAGGCGTCGCTCAAGCAGGTCGACCTCGCCGGCACCGGCCTCAGCGCCATCGAGGTGGCGATGGTCGGCAGCCTCGGCATGGTGCTGGTCATGGCCGTCTACGCCAACCTCACCGCCGCGTACACCTCCCGGCGCGAGGACCTCGTCCTCAAGCGGCTCCGTACGGTCGAGGCCGCCGACCACGAGATCCTCGCCGGGACCGCGCTGCCCGCGGTCGGGCTCGCCCTCGCGCAGTCCCTGGTGATGATCGCGGGCGCCGTCGCGCTCCTCGACGTCCGCGCGCCCCGGCAGCCGCTGCTGCTGCTCGGCGGGCTGCTGGCCGGGGTCGTCCTGCTCACCACGCTCGCGGCGGCGACCTCGGCGGTCACCCGTACCGTGGAGAGCGCCCAGCTCACCACCATGCCGCTGTTCCTGCTCTCGGTGATGGGCTCGGGCCTCTTCGTCCCGCTGGACGTCTTCCCCGACACCCTCGCCAGGATCTGCGAGCTGCTGCCGATGACCGGCGTGATGACCCTGGTCCGGGCGGGCTGGCTGGGCGGGATCGACGGCGGCGACGCGCTGCGCGCGGGTCTGACGGCCCTGGTCTGGATCGGGCTGGCGCTGTTTGCTGTACGGAAGTGGTTCCGCTGGGAGCCCCGGCGATAG
- a CDS encoding sensor histidine kinase, with product MTETSGHGLAGWWQRRSSLAMAKAPKSDTAKVHLYTRWTFASLGGAEVGMNVGTLLPFGAGPVKPALFLMIVVHAWLCVQLSSRALDWRLGQAERPVRLLLAVAGYSAAALATLLALRGTAVRDEDFGVLLLAVSGFGLGAVAMGLRTARHGVRAVLGTVGGTVVVALLAGKGWAVALLCAAGVTAMGSLFTCAYLLSAWMVSVVWELDAAREAQTRLAVAEERLRFGRDMHDVMGRNLAVIALKSELAVQLAERGRPEAIAQMTEVQRIARESQREVRDVVRGYREANLHTELDGARSVLAAAGIDCRIEEAATGAALPAEVQSALGWVVREATTNVLRHGDARRCTVRLSVRERGSEALLTVENDGVPDPAADAAAGEPTRPGTGLAGLRERLVALDGTLEAGAVAGGCFRLTVRVPLPKAGAAAGAGTGAGAGAGAVTSPVPGVVSPSAPLPSPSPSVSALDDEMAL from the coding sequence GTGACTGAGACGTCCGGGCACGGGCTGGCGGGCTGGTGGCAGCGCAGGAGCAGCCTGGCCATGGCCAAGGCGCCCAAGAGCGACACGGCGAAGGTCCATCTGTACACCCGCTGGACGTTCGCCTCCCTCGGCGGCGCCGAGGTCGGTATGAACGTCGGCACCCTGCTGCCCTTCGGCGCCGGGCCTGTGAAGCCGGCGTTGTTCCTGATGATCGTCGTCCACGCCTGGCTCTGCGTACAGCTGTCGAGCCGGGCGCTGGACTGGCGGCTCGGCCAGGCCGAGCGGCCCGTACGGCTGCTGCTGGCCGTGGCCGGCTACTCCGCCGCCGCGCTCGCCACCCTGCTGGCGCTGCGCGGGACCGCCGTACGCGACGAGGACTTCGGTGTGCTGCTGCTGGCCGTCTCCGGCTTCGGCCTGGGCGCCGTCGCGATGGGGCTGCGGACGGCACGGCACGGGGTGCGCGCGGTGCTGGGCACCGTGGGCGGGACGGTGGTCGTGGCCCTGCTGGCCGGGAAGGGCTGGGCCGTGGCCCTGCTCTGCGCCGCCGGGGTCACCGCCATGGGCTCCCTGTTCACCTGCGCGTATCTGCTCTCGGCCTGGATGGTCTCCGTCGTCTGGGAGCTGGACGCGGCGCGCGAGGCGCAGACCCGGCTCGCGGTCGCCGAGGAACGGCTGCGCTTCGGCCGCGACATGCACGACGTCATGGGCCGCAACCTCGCGGTGATCGCGCTGAAGAGCGAGCTGGCGGTACAGCTCGCCGAGCGGGGCCGACCGGAGGCCATCGCCCAGATGACCGAGGTGCAGCGGATCGCCCGGGAGTCCCAGCGGGAGGTACGGGACGTCGTACGCGGCTACCGGGAGGCGAACCTCCACACGGAGCTGGACGGCGCCCGGAGCGTGCTCGCGGCGGCCGGCATCGACTGCCGGATCGAGGAGGCGGCCACCGGCGCCGCGCTCCCCGCCGAGGTGCAGTCGGCCCTGGGCTGGGTGGTGCGCGAGGCGACGACGAACGTGCTGCGGCACGGGGACGCGCGGCGCTGCACCGTACGGCTGTCGGTCAGGGAGCGCGGCTCCGAGGCCCTGCTGACCGTGGAGAACGACGGCGTGCCGGACCCGGCCGCCGACGCGGCGGCCGGCGAGCCGACACGCCCCGGCACCGGCCTCGCCGGGCTGCGGGAGCGGCTGGTGGCGCTGGACGGGACGCTGGAAGCGGGGGCCGTGGCGGGCGGCTGCTTCCGGCTGACGGTACGGGTGCCGCTGCCGAAGGCCGGTGCTGCGGCCGGCGCGGGGACGGGCGCTGGGGCGGGCGCGGGGGCGGTCACCTCGCCGGTTCCCGGGGTTGTGTCCCCGTCCGCGCCTCTTCCCTCCCCCTCCCCCTCCGTATCCGCGCTCGACGATGAGATGGCGCTATGA
- a CDS encoding response regulator transcription factor produces the protein MTTPPVRVLLADDEHLIRGALAALLALEDDLLVVAEAASGPEALAMALAHRPDVAVLDLQMPGADGVKVATSLRNELPGCRTMIVTSHGRPGHLKRALAAGVRAFVPKTVSARRLAEIIRTVHAGSRFIDPELAADAISAGDSPLTAREAEVLELAADGAPIAEIAERASLSQGTVRNYLSSAAAKLGAENRHTAVRLAQRRGWV, from the coding sequence ATGACCACACCACCCGTACGGGTCCTGCTCGCCGACGACGAGCATCTGATCCGGGGCGCGCTCGCCGCGCTGCTCGCGCTCGAAGACGATCTACTTGTGGTCGCCGAGGCGGCCTCAGGACCCGAGGCCCTGGCGATGGCCCTGGCGCATCGGCCGGACGTCGCTGTGCTCGATCTCCAGATGCCGGGCGCGGATGGTGTGAAAGTCGCCACATCGCTCCGTAACGAATTGCCCGGCTGCCGGACGATGATCGTGACGAGTCACGGCAGGCCCGGCCATCTGAAGCGGGCGCTGGCGGCGGGGGTGCGGGCGTTCGTGCCGAAGACGGTCTCCGCGCGGCGGCTCGCGGAGATCATCCGTACCGTGCACGCCGGAAGCCGTTTCATCGACCCCGAGTTGGCGGCCGACGCGATCTCCGCCGGAGACTCGCCGCTCACCGCGCGCGAGGCCGAGGTGCTGGAGCTGGCGGCGGACGGCGCGCCGATCGCGGAGATCGCGGAGCGCGCGTCGCTGTCGCAGGGGACCGTACGGAACTATCTGTCGTCCGCCGCCGCCAAGCTGGGGGCCGAGAACCGGCATACGGCGGTGCGTCTCGCGCAGCGGCGGGGTTGGGTATAG
- a CDS encoding phosphoribosylaminoimidazolesuccinocarboxamide synthase, whose protein sequence is MSGFVEKPEPLQVPGLVHIHTGKVRDLYRNEAGDLVMVASDRLSAYDWVLPSEIPDKGRVLTQLSLWWFDQLTDLVPNHVISTDLPAGAPADWAGRTLVCRSLRMVPVECVARGYLTGSGLVEYEKSRTVCGLALPEGLTDGSELPGPIFTPATKAAVGEHDENVSYEEVARQVGVEEAALLRRTTLDVYARARDIARERGIILADTKFEFGFDHAADGEGDGSGEGTDRLVIADEVLTPDSSRFWPAATWEPGHAQPSHDKQYVRDWLTSPASGWDRRSEQPPPALPQEIVDATRAKYIEAYELLTGTTWR, encoded by the coding sequence GTGTCCGGATTCGTAGAAAAGCCCGAGCCCCTTCAGGTGCCGGGTCTGGTGCACATCCACACCGGCAAGGTGCGCGATCTGTACCGCAACGAGGCGGGCGACCTCGTGATGGTCGCCAGCGACCGCTTGTCCGCGTACGACTGGGTACTGCCCAGCGAAATCCCCGACAAGGGCCGTGTCCTCACGCAGCTCTCGCTCTGGTGGTTCGACCAGCTCACCGACCTCGTGCCGAACCACGTCATCTCCACCGACCTGCCCGCCGGCGCCCCCGCCGACTGGGCGGGCCGTACGCTCGTCTGCCGTTCGCTGCGGATGGTCCCGGTCGAGTGCGTCGCCCGCGGCTATCTCACCGGCTCGGGGCTCGTGGAGTACGAGAAGTCCCGCACCGTCTGCGGTCTCGCGCTCCCCGAGGGCCTCACGGACGGCTCCGAGCTGCCCGGCCCGATCTTCACCCCCGCCACCAAGGCGGCCGTCGGTGAGCACGACGAGAACGTGTCGTACGAGGAAGTGGCCCGCCAGGTCGGCGTGGAGGAGGCCGCGCTGCTGCGCCGGACGACCCTCGACGTGTACGCGAGGGCCCGCGACATCGCCCGTGAGCGCGGGATCATCCTCGCCGACACGAAGTTCGAGTTCGGCTTCGACCACGCTGCGGACGGCGAGGGCGACGGCAGCGGTGAAGGCACCGACCGGCTGGTGATCGCGGACGAGGTGCTGACGCCCGACTCCTCGCGCTTCTGGCCCGCCGCCACCTGGGAGCCCGGCCACGCACAGCCGTCGCACGACAAGCAGTACGTACGCGACTGGCTGACCTCCCCGGCCTCCGGCTGGGACCGCCGGAGCGAGCAGCCGCCGCCCGCGCTGCCGCAGGAGATCGTGGACGCGACGCGCGCGAAGTACATCGAGGCGTACGAACTCCTCACCGGCACCACCTGGCGATAA
- the purQ gene encoding phosphoribosylformylglycinamidine synthase subunit PurQ — MTARIGVVTFPGTLDDQDSLRAVRIAGAEPVSLWHRDKDLKQVDAVVLAGGFSYGDYLRAGAISRFSPVMETIIEQAKAGLPVLGICNGFQILTESHLLPGAMLRNNHLHFICRDQKLRVETADTAWTADYSAGQEISVPLKNIDGRYVADERTLDELEAEGRVAFRYLDGNPNGSLRDIAGVTNAAGNVVGLMPHPEHAVEPLIGTGRTDGLGFFTSILKKLVSAS, encoded by the coding sequence GTGACTGCTCGTATCGGAGTCGTCACCTTCCCCGGCACCCTCGATGACCAGGACAGTCTGCGGGCGGTTCGCATCGCCGGCGCCGAGCCTGTATCGCTGTGGCACCGCGACAAGGACCTCAAGCAGGTCGACGCGGTGGTCCTGGCCGGCGGTTTCAGTTATGGGGATTATCTGCGGGCCGGCGCCATCTCGCGCTTCTCGCCGGTGATGGAAACGATCATCGAGCAGGCGAAGGCCGGTCTGCCGGTCCTCGGTATCTGCAACGGTTTCCAGATCCTCACCGAGTCGCATCTCCTGCCCGGCGCGATGCTGCGGAACAACCATCTGCACTTCATCTGCCGCGATCAGAAACTCCGGGTGGAGACGGCGGACACCGCCTGGACGGCCGATTACTCGGCCGGCCAGGAAATCTCCGTCCCCCTCAAGAACATCGACGGCCGGTACGTGGCCGACGAGCGCACGCTCGACGAGCTGGAGGCCGAGGGCCGGGTCGCTTTCCGTTATCTCGACGGAAACCCCAACGGCTCGCTGCGCGACATCGCCGGTGTCACCAACGCGGCCGGCAATGTCGTCGGCCTGATGCCGCACCCCGAACACGCCGTGGAGCCGCTGATCGGTACGGGCCGTACCGACGGCCTCGGATTCTTCACCTCGATCCTGAAGAAGCTGGTAAGCGCCTCATGA
- the purS gene encoding phosphoribosylformylglycinamidine synthase subunit PurS, which produces MARVVVDVMLKPEILDPQGQAVQRALPRLGFEGIADVRQGKRFELEVAEPVDEAALARIHEMAETFLANTVIEDFVIKVEESK; this is translated from the coding sequence GTGGCACGCGTCGTAGTCGACGTCATGCTCAAGCCGGAGATCCTCGACCCGCAGGGCCAGGCCGTGCAGCGCGCGCTGCCTCGCCTGGGTTTCGAGGGCATCGCCGACGTCCGTCAGGGAAAGCGCTTCGAGCTGGAGGTGGCGGAGCCGGTCGACGAGGCCGCTCTCGCCCGTATCCATGAGATGGCCGAAACTTTTCTCGCCAACACCGTGATCGAAGACTTCGTGATCAAGGTCGAGGAGTCCAAGTGA
- the purL gene encoding phosphoribosylformylglycinamidine synthase subunit PurL: MTIKNLDTVKHAAGTPDSDQPWKELGLKEDEYARIREILGRRPTGAELAMYSVMWSEHCSYKSSKVHLRQFGEKAPANDAMLVGIGENAGVVDVGQGYAVTFKVESHNHPSYIEPYQGAATGVGGIVRDILAMGARPVAVVDPLRFGAADHPDTKRVLPGVVAGVGGYGNCLGLPNIGGEVVFDPCYQGNPLVNAGCIGVMRHEDIHLAQASGPGNKVILYGARTGGDGIGGVSVLASETFESTGPAKRPAVQVGDPFQEKLLIECTLEIFAEKLVAGIQDLGGAGLSCATSELASAGSGGMRVELDTVPLRDATLSPEEILMSESQERMCAVVEPQHVERFMEICEKWDVIATVIGEVTEGERLEIFWHGEQIVDVPPRSVAHDGPVYERPYARPEWQDALQADDANKLPRPATAAELREQVLALVSSPNQASKAWITDQYDRFVQGNTVLAQPEDAGMVRIDENTNLGVAMATDGNGRYAKLDPYTGAQLALAEAYRNVAASGATPLAISDCLNFGSPEDPAVMWQFAEATRGLADGCLQLGTPVTGGNVSLYNQTGETAIHPTPVVAVLGVIDDVTRRTPIAFAEEGQLLYLLGDTREEFGGSAWSQVVHNHLGGLPPAVDLDREKLLGEILISASRDGMIDAAHDLSDGGLIQAVTESCLRGGHGARLVVPDGLDAFTFLLSESAGRAIVAVPRSEELRFTDMCGARGLPVTRIGVVDGDEVEVQGEFSIPLPELRTAHEATIPALLA, translated from the coding sequence ATGACCATCAAGAACCTCGACACGGTCAAGCACGCGGCCGGTACGCCGGACAGCGACCAGCCCTGGAAGGAACTCGGCCTCAAGGAGGACGAGTACGCCCGGATCCGCGAGATCCTGGGCCGCCGTCCCACCGGCGCCGAGCTGGCGATGTACTCGGTCATGTGGTCCGAGCACTGCTCGTACAAGAGCAGCAAGGTCCATCTGCGGCAGTTCGGCGAGAAGGCCCCGGCCAACGACGCCATGCTCGTCGGCATCGGTGAGAACGCGGGCGTCGTGGACGTCGGCCAGGGGTACGCGGTCACCTTCAAGGTCGAGTCGCACAACCACCCCTCGTACATCGAGCCCTACCAGGGCGCGGCCACCGGCGTCGGCGGCATCGTCCGCGACATCCTCGCGATGGGCGCCCGCCCGGTCGCCGTCGTGGACCCGCTGCGCTTTGGCGCGGCCGACCACCCCGACACCAAGCGCGTCCTGCCGGGCGTGGTCGCGGGCGTCGGCGGCTACGGCAACTGCCTGGGCCTGCCGAACATCGGCGGCGAGGTCGTCTTCGACCCCTGCTACCAGGGCAACCCGCTGGTCAACGCCGGCTGTATCGGGGTGATGCGGCACGAGGACATTCACCTCGCGCAGGCGTCGGGCCCCGGCAACAAGGTGATCCTGTACGGCGCCCGTACGGGCGGCGACGGCATCGGCGGTGTCTCGGTCCTCGCGTCCGAGACCTTCGAGTCGACCGGTCCGGCCAAGCGGCCGGCCGTGCAGGTGGGCGACCCGTTCCAGGAGAAGCTCCTCATCGAGTGCACCCTGGAGATCTTCGCGGAGAAGCTCGTCGCGGGCATCCAGGACCTCGGCGGCGCGGGCCTGTCCTGCGCGACGAGCGAGCTGGCGTCGGCCGGTTCGGGCGGTATGCGGGTCGAGCTGGACACCGTACCGCTGCGGGACGCGACCCTCTCGCCCGAGGAAATCCTCATGAGCGAGTCGCAGGAACGCATGTGCGCGGTCGTGGAGCCGCAGCACGTCGAGCGCTTCATGGAGATCTGCGAGAAGTGGGACGTCATCGCCACCGTCATCGGTGAGGTGACCGAGGGCGAGCGGCTGGAGATCTTCTGGCACGGCGAGCAGATCGTGGACGTACCGCCGCGCTCGGTGGCCCACGACGGCCCGGTGTACGAGCGGCCCTACGCGCGCCCGGAGTGGCAGGACGCGCTCCAGGCGGACGACGCGAACAAGCTGCCGCGCCCGGCGACGGCGGCGGAGCTGCGCGAGCAGGTGCTGGCGCTGGTCTCCTCCCCGAACCAGGCGTCGAAGGCGTGGATCACCGACCAGTACGACCGGTTCGTGCAGGGCAACACGGTGCTCGCGCAGCCCGAGGACGCGGGCATGGTCCGTATCGACGAGAACACCAACCTCGGTGTGGCCATGGCGACGGACGGCAACGGCCGGTACGCCAAGCTCGACCCGTACACGGGCGCGCAGCTCGCGCTGGCCGAGGCGTACCGCAACGTCGCGGCCTCCGGCGCCACGCCGCTCGCCATCTCCGACTGCCTGAACTTCGGCTCGCCCGAAGACCCGGCGGTCATGTGGCAGTTCGCCGAGGCGACGCGCGGACTGGCCGACGGCTGCCTCCAGTTGGGCACCCCGGTCACCGGCGGCAACGTCTCCCTGTACAACCAGACGGGCGAGACGGCGATCCACCCGACGCCGGTCGTGGCCGTGCTCGGCGTGATCGACGACGTCACGCGCCGTACGCCGATCGCGTTCGCGGAGGAGGGCCAGCTCCTCTACCTGCTGGGCGACACCCGCGAGGAGTTCGGCGGCTCGGCCTGGTCCCAGGTCGTCCACAACCACCTCGGCGGACTGCCGCCGGCGGTCGACCTCGACCGCGAGAAGCTGCTCGGCGAGATCCTGATCTCGGCCTCCCGCGACGGCATGATCGACGCGGCGCACGACCTGAGCGACGGCGGCCTGATCCAGGCGGTGACGGAGTCCTGCCTGCGCGGCGGACACGGCGCGCGACTGGTCGTCCCGGACGGCCTCGACGCGTTCACCTTCCTGCTGAGCGAGTCGGCGGGCCGCGCGATCGTCGCCGTACCGCGCAGCGAGGAGCTGCGCTTCACGGACATGTGCGGCGCACGCGGCCTGCCGGTGACGAGGATCGGCGTGGTGGACGGCGACGAGGTCGAGGTCCAGGGCGAGTTCTCCATCCCCCTGCCCGAACTGAGGACCGCACACGAGGCAACAATCCCGGCGCTTCTGGCGTAG